AATAGAGCCTTGCTCTTGGATGATTTTAGCAAGCTTGTTGTCGTAAACGCAGTAACTGCGTTTTTTACGAGTGCAGACACCCAGAACTTTCTTGGCGCAGTATTGCCCCACGTATAGGGTTAAGCCTTTCTCTTTGGCTTCACCGAGCGCTTCTTCCGCTTCGCTGCATTTTGCTCCTAAGCCTTGCCCCCATCCTGAGTCTTTACAACAGTCGTTAAACCCCGCGAGCTTCTTACTGCATTTCATTGGCTTACCCGTGAATATTTTAGGTGGGTCGCCCACATCTTTTACCGCTTCGGCAAGCCCGGCTAGCGCGGCGACGGACTTATCAAAGTTACCGTTAAGTTTAGGCTCGGGTACATAGCACTCCCCATCAAGACAGAAAGATTGCTCACCACACTGCATGTTCGTGGCTCTGCAGGTCTTCTCAGCACACTTCTTCGTGACCTCATGCTCGATGCACACCCCGTTTTGTTTGAGGCTGCAATGTTGAGCTTGAGTCGTGCAGTCTTTCGGGAGCACAGCGCAGGTGTCAGGTCGGTCACATTGATGGTTAACCTGGTATTTCCAACAGTTAAGCGTGGTAGGGACGCCATTGATAGTGCGAGTAGAGCGGCCTTCGACACAAGTTTGAGAGATGACCTTGCACTCTTTTAATAAGGTGCATTGTGTTCTCCAAGTCAGTGTGTTTTTGACGCAGTTACCGCCCGAAAGGGTATAGCCTGATCGGCATGAAAGTTTGACGGGTTGGCTGTGTTCAATGCGTCCACATATTTGATACTTTTCGCGGTAATCCGTGCCGTTCTCTCGACCACATGCCTGTTCTGATCGATAACGAGAATGGCCGCTTTTCCAAAAGCCAAATCCTGCGCCTTGCCAGTGAAAAGAGTAATCACCACAGCTACGCTCAACATAATTTCTAGAGTCATAACGACATTCTTGAGTGATTTTTTTACAAACCATACCATTACGTGACCAACCGGATGGGCAACTATAAATTACAGCAGAGGTGTGTGGGGTAAAGATAGGGATTTTAGTGCAAGGGACAGAATTATAGGTTGGTTTTTGGCACTGCTTGGGAATGTAATCGATGACGCACTGTGTTGCGTTGTCACAATCCACGTAGGCATTCGAAATGCCATGGGTGACTTCAAACGCATTCTCTTGGCCAAGTAAGGCAAATTGCATTGCCGGATCGTTTTTTACATCCGGTCGCCCTTTATTGAAGTTGGCGTTGATGTCTTGGGCCAATCCGTTAGTCACAAACTCTGTCCCCTTTTGGGTGTTGATATCACTGTCTGATAGCTTGGATTGTTTTGGGTTTCGCCTCTCTTCTCGACACGCCGCGTCTTTGCAATAGTCATCGATGTTGAGGGGGAGGGCATTGGGTGTGAGCGCTTGACCGGCTGCTTGTTTCGCCCAATTTGCGCTGTCGGTAAAGGTCTGTTGCTCGTTCGCCAGTGCGAGCGTAGAAAA
Above is a genomic segment from Vibrio tasmaniensis containing:
- the traN gene encoding type-F conjugative transfer system mating-pair stabilization protein TraN, with protein sequence MRIYVQAVLTLSLFSTLALANEQQTFTDSANWAKQAAGQALTPNALPLNIDDYCKDAACREERRNPKQSKLSDSDINTQKGTEFVTNGLAQDINANFNKGRPDVKNDPAMQFALLGQENAFEVTHGISNAYVDCDNATQCVIDYIPKQCQKPTYNSVPCTKIPIFTPHTSAVIYSCPSGWSRNGMVCKKITQECRYDSRNYVERSCGDYSFHWQGAGFGFWKSGHSRYRSEQACGRENGTDYREKYQICGRIEHSQPVKLSCRSGYTLSGGNCVKNTLTWRTQCTLLKECKVISQTCVEGRSTRTINGVPTTLNCWKYQVNHQCDRPDTCAVLPKDCTTQAQHCSLKQNGVCIEHEVTKKCAEKTCRATNMQCGEQSFCLDGECYVPEPKLNGNFDKSVAALAGLAEAVKDVGDPPKIFTGKPMKCSKKLAGFNDCCKDSGWGQGLGAKCSEAEEALGEAKEKGLTLYVGQYCAKKVLGVCTRKKRSYCVYDNKLAKIIQEQGSIQQLGKRLGSAKNPTCAAITPEELGQINFEYIDFKEFYPDMHDNTNLPNFDEIKKRLQSATGG